The following nucleotide sequence is from Puniceicoccaceae bacterium.
ATACTGCGGTATCCGCTGTTCTTCCCTTTCTGGATCACGTCGATCTGGTGCTTCAGATGACCGTGTTTCCTGGCTTCGGCGGACAATCCTTTATCGAATCCACACTTCCAAATCTTCGCAAACTACAACAACTGCGTCGTGAGCGAAATCTCCCCTTCCGCATCGAAGTCGATGGAGGTATCGATCTGCAAACGCTGAAGCTCGTCAGGGAAGCCGGTGCTGATACGTTTGTTTCGGGCAGTGCATTCTTCAAAAGTCCCGACAAGCGATCCTTTGTTTCAACCTTTGAAACCTGATCCAACCCAAACCCATCACGTCTCATGATTATCGGCGTCGTCAAAGAAATCAAAAAGGATGAAAACCGCGTTTCGCTCGTTCCGGTGGGAGCGGAAATCCTCACCCAGCGAGGACATCAGGTACTCGTCGAGGCCAACGCAGGCCTCAACAGTGGATTTCCCGACTCCGAGTATGCCGCATCGGGAGCTGAGACAGGGCTGACCGCCGAAGCTGTTTTTGCAAAAGCCGACCTCATTCTGAAAGTAAAGGAACCACTCGAAGCTGAGTATGCGCTTATC
It contains:
- a CDS encoding alanine dehydrogenase, with the translated sequence MIIGVVKEIKKDENRVSLVPVGAEILTQRGHQVLVEANAGLNSGFPDSEYAASGAETGLTAEAVFAKADLILKVKEPLEAEYALIRPGQIVFTYFHFAASQELTHAIVASGATAVAYETIETSDGRLPLLTPMSEVAGKMSVQQAAKYLEREHGGRGVLIGGVPGVEP